A part of Phoenix dactylifera cultivar Barhee BC4 unplaced genomic scaffold, palm_55x_up_171113_PBpolish2nd_filt_p 000797F, whole genome shotgun sequence genomic DNA contains:
- the LOC103700880 gene encoding LOW QUALITY PROTEIN: 26S proteasome non-ATPase regulatory subunit 4 homolog (The sequence of the model RefSeq protein was modified relative to this genomic sequence to represent the inferred CDS: deleted 1 base in 1 codon), which translates to MVLEATMICIDNSEWMRNGDYSPTRFQAQADAVNLICGAKTQSNPENTVGVLTMAGKGVRVLVTPTSDLGKILACMHGLEIGGEMNLTAGIQVAQLALKHRQNKKQQQRIIVFAGSPIKYDKKTLEAIGRKLKKNSVSLDIVDFGESDDGKPEKLEALLAAVNNNDSSHIVHVPPGPNALSDVLISTPVFTGDGDGGSGFAAAAAAAAAGGLSGFDFGVDPNIDPELALALRVSMEEERARQEAAAKKAAEDAAKQEKGGEQASSSHDATMAEPNSSSVPAVDDKRHNLTDDEAALLEQALAMSMDDPKSTNVAVADTDMSEATADDHELALALQMSVQDNAKDSPTQSEMSKVLEDQSFVSSILNSLPGVDPNDPSVKDLLASLQGQSESQQKQNEDKQENEEDK; encoded by the exons ATGGTTCTTGAG GCGACGATGATCTGTATCGATAATTCGGAGTGGATGCGGAATGGGGACTACTCGCCCACCCGATTCCAAGCCCAAGCCGACGCCGTCAATCTCATATGCGGGGCTAAAACGCAG TCTAATCCGGAGAATACAGTGGGCGTCCTGACGATGGCAGGCAAGGGGGTCCGTGTTCTAGTCACTCCAACCAGTGATCTTGGAAAGATCCTAGCTTGCATGCATG GGTTGGAAATTGGCGGTGAGATGAACTTGACTGCTGGGATCCAGGTTGCTCAGTTGGCTCTTAAACACCGCCAAAATAAGAAGCAGCAACAAAGGATCATAGTATTTGCTGGAAG TCCAATTAAATATGATAAGAAGACATTGGAGGCAATTGGAAgaaagttgaagaagaacagtGTTTCTCTTGATATTGTTGATTTTGGAGAATCTGATGATGGCAAACCTGAAAAACTGGAGGCCCTTCTTGCTGCTGTAAACAATAATGACAGCAGTCACATAGTT CATGTCCCACCTGGACCAAATGCTCTCTCTGATGTACTTATAAG CACACCAGTCTTTACAGGAGATGGGGATGGTGGAAGTGgttttgctgctgctgctgctgcggcTGCAGCTGGTGGCTTATCTGGATTTGATTTTGGAGTGGATCCTAACATAGATCCTGAGTTGGCTCTTGCACTTAGGGTTTcgatggaagaggagagggcaAGGCAAGAAGCTGCTGCTAAAAAGGCTGCAGAGGATGCTGCTaaacaagaaaaaggaggggaacAGGCTTCAAGCTCTCACGATGCAACTATGGCGGAGCCAAACAGTAGCTCAGTACCTGCAGTTGATGATAAAAGACATAATCTGACA GATGATGAGGCTGCCTTGCTAGAGCAGGCTCTTGCAATGTCGATGGATGACCCTAAGTCCACTAATGTGGCTGTGGCAGATACTGATATGTCAGAGGCTACCGCAGATGACCATGAATTAGCACTTG CCCTTCAAATGTCTGTTCAGGATAATGCAAAAGACTCACCAACCCAGTCTGAGATGAGCAAGGTTCTGGAGGACCAGTCATTTGTTTCATCTATCCTAAATTCG CTTCCAGGTGTCGATCCTAATGACCCTTCTGTGAAAGATTTGCTTGCATCTTTACAAGGCCAATCTGAG TCCCAGCAAAAGCAAAATGAAgataagcaagaaaatgaggagGATAAGTAA
- the LOC103700879 gene encoding actin-depolymerizing factor 5, whose translation MAMAFKMATEGMSVKEECRRSFMEMKWKKVHRYVVYKIDEGSRAVMVDKVGGPGEGYEELAASLPIDDCRYAVFDFDFVTVDKCQKSKIFFITWSPTASRIRAKMLYATSKQGLRRVLEGVHYEVQATDPTEMGFDVIRERAK comes from the exons ATGGCTATGGCTTTCAAGATG GCGACGGAGGGGATGAGCGTAAAGGAGGAGTGCCGGCGGTCGTTCATGGAAATGAAGTGGAAGAAGGTGCACCGATACGTCGTGTACAAGATCGACGAGGGGTCCAGAGCTGTGATGGTGGACAAGGTGGGCGGTCCTGGCGAGGGTTACGAAGAGCTCGCTGCTTCCCTCCCCATCGACGACTGCCGCTATGCTGTCTTCGACTTCGACTTCGTCACAGTCGACAAATGCCAGAAGAGCAAGATCTTCTTCATCACAtg gtCTCCAACTGCATCAAGGATAAGAGCAAAGATGCTATATGCCACTTCTAAACAGGGGTTGAGAAGGGTGCTGGAGGGAGTCCACTATGAGGTGCAGGCCACGGATCCTACTGAGATGGGGTTTGATGTTATCAGAGAAAGGGCCAAATGA